Part of the Tolypothrix sp. PCC 7910 genome, ATTGTGTCCAACGGATTCCTCTGGGGGTGACCACCCGATTCTCAAGTGTGACAATGGGGTTATTGAGATTCATGGAATCAATCAGCCGAGTTACCTGTTCGTAGTCTTCTGGAAAAATAATTGGCTGATAGCTACTGCCGATAACTTGTGCTTGCTCTAGCCCAAAAAAGCGGCAGTAAGCTTCGTTGACATAGAGAATGGTAGTATCTGGTAGAAATCGGCAAATAAACTCGGTTTGGTCTTCTACAATGGCGCGATAACGTGCCTGACTTACCTCCGCTTCCTGTTGGGCTGCTTCAGCACAGAGACGCAGCGTATGTTCCCGCGTAGCAGCTTCCTGACGAATCTGCGCTAGCTTCAAATTCGCTTCCACCCTCACCAGCAATTCACGACTGGAGAAGGGCTTGATTAAGTAATCATCGGCTCCCGCTTCCAACCCTTCAATGCGTGACTCTTCACCTGCCCGCGCCGAGAGGAGAATGATCGGCAGTTCTCTTGTCTGGGGATCGGCGCGTAGTTCCCGTAGTAGCCCAAAACCATCAAGCCGGGGCATCATGACATCTGTTAACACCAAATCAGGAAGCTGTTGCCGCACAGATGCGATCGCCTCTATACCATCGGCAACAGCATGAACTCGATAGCGTTGCTCCAGTAGCCGCTTGGCATAGTTCCGCATATCTGCATTATCATCCACCAGCAGAATGAGAGCAGAGGGAGCAGAGGAGGCAGAGGAGGCAAAAGGTAAAAATTCTCCCTTATCTACCTTATCTGCCTCATCTCTTACTTCTGGTAGCCACCGCCAAGCTTCTTCAATATAAGCAGTAGCGCCCATCGCAGTAGATGCAAGGTTGCGGGAAACGTAGTTCTGTCTAGGGCTATCTTGCTGGGCTACACTGGCACTAGGTAAATGGGCAAATCCGGTGGGGATCGCCACTCTAAAGCAACTACCTTTTCCTAATTCACTGGTGACATGGACAGTACCACCATGCAGCTTCACTAACTCTTGTACCAAAGACAAGCCAATGCCTGAGCCTTCAAAACTGCGACCCTGGGCTTCTTTAACTCGATGAAACCGCTCAAATAAATGGGGAATTTCGTTTGCAGGAATACCAATACCTGTATCCGCAACAGTTAACTCTACAAAATCGGCAAAATCTTGTAAGCAGACTGTAATCTCGCCACTAAAGGTAAATTTAAAGGCATTGGACAACAAATTGAAGACTATTTTCTCCCACATTTCCCGGTCAACATAAACCGGAGCAGATAACGGGGAGCATTCCACAACCAAAGACAGCCCAGCACGTTCAATTAGCGAGCGAAACGTACTAGCAAGTTCTGCTGTCCATGTAGATAAATCAATTGGTTCATAGACTGCTTGAATGCGTCCAGCTTCAATACGCGAGAAATCCAAGAGAGTATTGACTAGTTTCAACAAGCGTAAGCCGTTGCGCTGTAAAATTTCCATGCGATCGCGTTGCCTGGGTGCTAAGGCAGCCTCGGTATCAGCTAGGGCATCCTCTAAAGGAGCCAGCATCAGGGTTAGCGGTGTGCGAAACTCATGGGAGACATTGCTAAAAAAGACGGTTTTAGCGCGATCAATCTCTGCCAAAGCCTCTGCTCGTTTGCGTTCTGCTTCATAAGCACGGGCTTTAGATAAGGCATTGGTGACTGCATCAGCCAGCATTTCGTAGAATTGGCGATAAGGCTGATCGAGCGATCGCCGCGAACTCACCCCTGTAACCATCATCGCCAGTGGGTAATCTGCCCCAGGTAAGCGGATTGGTAATACCAAGGCGGTTTGTGGTGGTTCTGGATAGGGGCCGCAAGCTAACCCAGCTAATAAATGCTGTACGCCATCAACCTGTAGTGAGTGGTGCGATCGCATGACATCAGCCAACGGCCACACCAATAGCGATGCAGAATCCAAATCTACTACCGTTGGGCTAGCAATAGTTTCCCTTGGCAAGCCTACATTTTCCAACAGTCGAGCCTGTTTGCCTTCAGCATCAACCAAATAAATCAGCACAAAGGGCAAATCGAGATCGTACCGAGCCAAGGCTTGAGCTACTGCTGCGATCGCAGCTTCTACGGTTTTAGTATCTGTTGTTTGGTCAGATAAATCTCGTAATACCTGAAGTCGCCGTTCTGCTAGGGTTTGCTGAGTCAACTCTGTCACTGGATGGAACAGTCCGCCTACACCGCCTGTCTCATCGCGGATGGGACTGAAGGAGAACGTGAAAAATGTCTCTTCTAGATAACCGTTGCGATCGAGAAACATCCGCCGATTTTCTAGGTAAGAAGTCTCGCCTTCGCAAGCACGATTAAACGCTTCGCCAATAGCTGGCCATGCTGAAGCCCAGCACTCTCTAAAATCTTGCCCCATTGAATGGGGATGCTTCCCACCACAAATAGGCCAGTAGCCGTCATTGTAAATCTGGATGTAATTCGGCCCCCAGGCAATGGAAATGGGGAAATTGGAAGCAAGGCAAAGGCTGACAGTGGTTCTTAAGCTTTGGGGCCAGGAAGCGATCGCCCCCAGTGGTGTCTTCGACCAGTCTATTGAGCGAATCAGCTTGCCCATCTCTCCACCACCGATGAGCCAGTCCATAGAGGCTGCTTCCTGATTACTCATTATGAATTCCTAGAATGAAAATATTGTTGACTGTTGATTGTTGATTGTTAACTGGAAAGATAAATTTTCATACGTGCTGGTATACGCAGTTGATGACGACTATTGTCAAACAATGCTTTCAATGTAACTAATAACTCTTTATACTCTGCGATCAGCGCAAAGCGCTAAGTAATTTATAATTCCTAATTAATAATTATAGCTACTAGCAAATTACGTAATTCTGCTAAATTTTATATAGATTTTTAATAATAGCTGGGTTGAGATTTAATTTTGGTTATTTAAATTAATGCAGTTTTGTTAAGATCAACAAAATTTAGATGCGTTAGCAATAGGTAACGCATCCTCGTGAACTTCAAAAATCAAATATGATTCCTACATAAATAGTAGGTTTGGCTATTTCCGATTGGAAATAGCATTTTTCATTTTTTAAATTTAGCCTGAGAGAGCAGCAACTTTCAAACAATAGTTTTTACTTATTAACTGGTTGTACAGGAATTGGAGTACTTTCAAATACTGGGTTAAATTGTGTGGTTGGTTGCAGTGGTGATGTCGAGGAAGGTACAAAACTACTAACTCGATCGCTACCACTAATACAAGTATCTAGCGTAGGAACCAGAGCCGATTTAGTTTCAGTTCGTAAGCCTACGACACACTGAGAAAAGCTCACAGGCAACAAACTGCGACCGCAATAATTTAAAATTGCGGGGTTAGCTGCTTCCTTACTAGGATAAAGGCTAATATCAACTACACAGGTAGCCAACTCTTCAGGACGGCGTGCTAACGTACAAGAATTAAGAGCATCTACAGCACTGATTTGAGTTTGTCTGCTAATTTTGACCACACAACGAGACAACTCACGTGGACGTAGTGCGCTAGCACAAGCTTGTGATGCTGAGTTGGTATTAATGTTAAGGCGCAAAAGCTGACCAGCACAGGCACGGTAATCATTATTACTGTAGGTGGCGGCCGCCATAGAGGGAACCATCGTTGCCAACCATCCAGCGATCGCTAAAACTGGCCCTGTCCATCTAATTGCTTTAGCTGACAACATCCTATATTTAGAACCGCCTTTTTTGCTCATAAATTTTTACTCCTGAATATTCCGTTCACCAAACACCCAATGGTTATGCTAACTCAAGAACTGCGCTCAATCCTCGTTAATATAGGGAATTTTACTAGGATAGACGGGAGATAAGAGGATGAAGAAGTAGCAGAGTAATTACCAATTACCCATTACCCATTACCAATTACCCCATCCTCAACAACCTCACCCTGTTAGAAGATTTATCCCATGTTGATGTGCTACGATATTTTGATCGAAGATAAGTAGGTAACGTAAACAGTATTTCTGTGTAGAAATACTACGTGAATCAATCTAGCGATTGAGTCGCCTACGAAACCGCAAAACAAAAAACTCATATATTGGAGTACCTAGGGGCACTGGGGAATTGACGCTTGGGAACCAATGCCTAGGGCAAGTAGTGTGTGGCTTTGAGAAACAAAGCTGAATCAACTACCGTCGGTTTTACCGACTTAAAGCTCTGGCTGTGGAAAAGATAACTCGGTTCTAATTTAGATTCATTCTACTAGAGCAAGGGTTTTCAGCAAACTAAGAATCCCTCGATTTGAGAAACAAATAAGCGATCGCTTTATTTGTTAAGTTGGGGGAATGCCACAATGGTATGTCTGGGTAAAGTTGAAACAGGAATAGATTAAGGAAACACATGTCCCGATATAGAGGGCCTCGCCTCAGAATTGTACGCCGCTTAGGCGATTTACCAGGATTAACTCGTAAAAGCGCTAGACGTGCTTATCCACCTGGACAGCATGGTCAGAACCGCAAAAAGCGTTCTGAGTATGCTGTCCGGTTAGAAGAAAAGCAAAAGCTGCGCTTAAACTACGGTCTGACCGAAAAGCAACTGCTACGTTATGTCCGTAAAGCCAGACGAGTTACTGGTTCTACCGGACAAGCGCTGTTGCAACTGCTAGAAATGCGCCTAGATAATACGGTTTTCCGCTTGGGTTTAGCTCCCACTATTCCCGCAGCACGGCAACTAGTAAATCACGGCCATATCACTGTAAATGGACGTGTAGTTAATATTGCTAGCTACCAGTGCCGTCCTGGTGAAGTAATTGCTGTGAGGGATAGAGAAGCATCCCGTAAGTTGGCAGAAACCAACCTCCAATATCCTGGATTAGCTAACCTACCCAGTCACTTGGAGTTTGATAAAACCAAGCTTGTTGGTAAAGTCAACGGTGTTATTGAAAGAGAATGGGTGGCGCTACAAGTTAACGAACTGCTGGTTGTGGAATACTACTCCCGCCAAGCGTAATATTCATTCGTCCCTTGTCCTTCTTACAAAGTTCTGATCGGAGGAAACCTCCGCTCAGACTTTGCGCTTTGTCCTTTGTGAATAACCAAGGACAAATGACTAAGGACAAATGACTACCCGCCAATCTGGGACATAGTACGTGAATAGATGCCTGTTGTGCCAGATTCGCGCCCTTTAAAATTTATTTCCGGCTTAATTGCTAATAAATGTCTAACTTGCTCTTGCAATTGTGCGGTACTGATACCAGACCGGAGGGCAGTTTTTAAGTCTAATTGGCCAGTTTCATTTAATAAACAAGGACGCAGCCAGCCGTCAGCGCTCAAACGCATCCGGTTACAGCGATCGCAAAAACACTCTGACATCTGACTGATGAATCCCAGTGTTCCCTTGGCTTCCGGAATCTGAAAAATATCGGCTGGCCCGTTTCCTCGAACTTGAGAATCTGTCAATCCCCAGCGATCGCGGATTTGTTGCCGCAGTTGTGCAGAAGAAACCCATCCGCGATCACCAAACAATTGCCAATTGCCAATCGGCATAAACTCAATAAACCGGACGTGCCAGTTGCGGTCAAGGGTGAGGGCAGCTAAATCTAGCACTTCATGGTCATTTACCCCAGGAATCACCACTACATTCAGCTTCAAGGGGTCAAAACCGACGCGATGGGCTGCTTGAATTCCCTGCCAAACTTGCTCCCATCGTCCACGGCCGCGATTACCAATAATTTGGTCAAAGGTGTCTGGTTCTAGAGAATCGAGGCTAATATTAATGCGTCGCAAACCCGCATCATAGAGATTTTGGGCGATGGGGGCCAGTAAGAACCCGTTGGTTGTCATGGATAAATCTTGAGTTTGGGGAAAAGATGCGATCGCCCTCACCAATTCCACCACATGGGGACGCAATAAAGGTTCCCCGCCAGTCAAACGAAAACGAGTAAAGCCAACAGGGATAAATACTTCTGCAATGAGGGTAAGCAGTTCCTCATCAGTTAAAAGTTGTTGTTTGAGAATATAGTCGATTTCTGCGCCTTCTGGCATACAGTATTGACACCGGAAATTGCAGCGATCAATTAAGCTAATCCGGAGGTAATCTACCTGGTTCATTTTTTAGTGTTTATTTCTATTCTATTTTCCCTAACGGGTAGCAAACCTGATAGTAGGCTTCCCATAGGTTACGGATAACCACTTTTCATTATTTCTTTTGGTTTGGCAAAAGGATCAATAGTGAATTCCCATCTTTTACCTTTTTTCCTTTCTTCCTGGCGCTAACGCCCCAAACTTTTTCGACTGCAGACGGTTAACAGCCAACAGTCAGCAGTCAACAAACCTATTAATATGCGATCGCCCTCAACCCAAGTGCATATGCCCAAAGATGGACACAGACAACTAGAATTAGATATTCTTTAAGCGTCTTTAGCAATTACTACATTGCTTTTTTATCTCATTAACGTTGAATGCCTACAGTCAACTTTGTCCCTCAATCTCTTGCATGCAGCAAGTTTTCAGTCTAGCGAATTTTCAACAATCATGGTGTGAGGGGATATTAAATGGTAGTAAAAGTACAACATAGAAGAAATTTAAAACAATTTTCAATTGGGCGCTATTTCTCCGTATTTCTGCTTTTTGGGCAAGTTTTGCTCCATTTCATCCAAGGAAAAACCTATCATCGAAAAATTCTGGAACATATGGTGACTGCGGGGCCAGCTTCTCTGTGTCCAGTTCTGCTAGTCAGCAGTTTTGCGGGTATGATTTTCACCATCCAAACAGCCAGAGAATTAGTGCAGTTTGGTGCTGTGAGTGCCGTAGGAGGAGCCTTTGCACTAGCTTTTTGCAGAGAATTGGCTCCCATTTTGTCTGCTAGCATCATCGCTGGACAAGTAGGTTCAGCCTTTGCAGCAGAAATAGGCGCAATGCGAGTCACAGACCAAATTGATGCGCTACATATGCTGAGAACAGATCCAATTGATTATCTAGTACTCCCTAGAGTCATTGCTTGCTGTTTAATGACACCATTATTAACAATTTTTGGGTTACTAACTGGCATTATCGGTGGAATTTTTGCCGCATCGCAGTTTTATCAGATTATGCCAGAGACATTTTTAGAGTCAGTCAGAAGTTTTTTAACCCCTGCAGATTTATGGATTGTTTTACTCAAAGGCTTTCTGTTTGGAGCTATAGTTGCTGTCAATGGTTGTAGTTGGGGTCTCACTACTAGAGGTGGAGCAAAAGAAGTAGGAGAATCAGCCACCACAGCAGTTGTAACTACTTGGGTGTCAATTTTTATGATGGATTTCTTCTTGTCTGTATTGTTTTTTGAGAAACCAACGTTTTAAATAATGCGTCATTCGTCATTCGTCATTCGGAATTTGAATGAGTTGGGGCGTAAATCCGCAACTCATTCAATACCAAAATCTGATGATTTGGTGTCTGTTATTTGGGGTTTGATAATGGGTAATAGATAATTTGTCCCCTTGTCCCCTTGTCCCTCATCACCCAGCTACCGCCAAAGGCTTCGGTGTTTCAACTCTCCGCCGCACGGATTGTCCTGTCAGCAATTCCGCTACATCCATACCGTTACCAATTACGCCAGGTACGCTGGGATAGCCTGCACTCGCACCTACTAAGAACAGATTCGGCAATTCTGTTGTATATCCCAAGCGCTCTAAGCCTACTTGTTTAGGCACTAACTTCGCACCATAAATATTACCCTGGGGTTGTCCAAGATAAAATTCACTGGTAGTAGGTGTACCGTAAATTTTCATCCGAGCATACTTGTCTACATCGGGAATTAAATCGCGGACACTGGTCATTACTTGCTGATAAACTTCCCGCTTTTTCGCCTTATAGCCTTTGGGGTCGTGTTTGTGTAGATATTCAAAAGGTTCATAAGGGCAAACTGTGGCAATTTCTAGAATATGATGCCCTGGTGGCCCCATGCCTGGTTCTTGAGACTTCATTGTTGGACAAGAAAGGAAAATCCACGGATGGCTAAGTTCTCCTGCAAGTTGTTGTTGATATTCTTGATTGAGATCGCCTGTGGGATAGTACCAAATATTCCAGTTACCAATACCGTAGCGTTCTGGCTCAAAGCGGCTATCTAAACCTAAGTAGATATTAAAAGCACTAGCTGAATATTCGTAGCCTGTTAAGCGTTGACGTTCCTTGTGGCTCAAAGCTTCAACATCATGCATCAACTCTACTGTTAATTTCGGGTCTAGGTCGCTGATATAAGCTTTACGCGCGCTGTAGGTGATACCATCGGCAATGACGCTGTGGATAGTGTTGTGACTAACTTGAATATGTTCTACAGGTGTTGAGTATTGAATTACGCCTCCACCAGCTGTAATTGCTTCGGTAATGCTATCTACAAAGTGTTTGAAGTGATGTTTTGGATAGTAAGCTCCCTCGGAATAGTCCCAAACTAGGGAGGTGTGGGTAATAAGAGCAATTTCATTGGGTGGTAATGCATAATCACCACTTTGTCCTGCTAATACAGCTTGCAGTTTGGGTGACAAGCCAACATGGTTATACAAATTTTGTAGAGTCCAATTCCGCTTCCAGAAGAGATTCCAGTATTTTGGTAACTTCAACCAATCCGACCATTTACGGTCAAACCAGCGCACTTCTTGAACTAAGGTACGAATTTCTTGATGGAGTTGCTTAATTTCATCGCAGTAGCGGTTAATGGCTCGTTGTTCTTCAGAAAAGCTAGTCAGCAAGGCTTGACGCAGATTTTCCCATCCCAATGGAATTGCAAAATTCGCTTCTGGTGTAATTACTCGGTCAATGCAGTCTGGATTTAGGCTGTTAAACGGTACATCCCGTTCGATGTAATTGAGAAATTGGTTGATAGTCTTACCCGAACCACATTGAGAAATATAATGCACATCCGCGCAAAAGCTGTATTCTCCATAATCAAAGGTATGACAGCAGCCGCCTGGTAAGTAATGTTTTTCTAAAACTACTACTCGGTATCCTTGCTTGGTTAAACAGGCTGCTGCTGACAGTCCACCTAACCCAGCTCCTAAAATCACATAATCAAAGATTTCCATTTCGGACTCCTCTGGTAATCTTGATATTTCTTGATTTCGGCGATATGGTTTTTGATTGCTGTTTTTTCACAGCAAAAATATGCAAATTCTCACAGGACTTACGCAACTGGCACAGTGATCCTCTGGGATAAGAGTCAAGAGTCAAGAGTCAAGGGTCAAAAATTTAGGTTTTTTGGACTCTTGACATTTGAACGCCAGTTCACTCAACGGAGGGAACCTCCCTTCGGGTGAATCCTTCGGATACGCTACGCGAGCGCCAGTCGCCTACGGAGGGAAACCCTCCTGCAGCGCTGGTCTCACCGCACGTGACTGGCTCCCCTGGACAAACCCAAACGAAAAAAATATGACACTTGCGTAAGTCCTATTCTCAGTATTGATTCATCTGGCTGTTAGATTTTCACTGCATCTACATTGAAGACTGGGTAAAAAATAAAATTAGCGCCGATGAACTATTGAGCATACAAACAAAATTTTTTAATTGCCTCAGCTAGCTATAAACAATCACCAACTGAGCATTAAGAAATCGACGGCTTTTTATGAAATCAGCCGGATTGTATTAAACTGCAATTATTAAGCGATCGCAGCAACTATTGCGAGGGTAAGTAGTCTCTTTCCAGTCAAGTAGAAACCTAGCCTTGGAAAACACTTAAATTACCCTATGCTTTGCCTGGTAAGGGCTACAAGAAATCTAAAAACTCTTAATTCTCATAGTAGATGCTTAATGTCTTTAGCTTAACAAAAATAGTAAGATTTATTAGTTAAGCTTGATTATTTTTCGTTTTTCTTAACAAAAGTCCGTAAACCTATCATTTGCTCAAACTTGCAATCGTAAATACAGCTAAATGTTTAAAACTGAAAAAAGAGGAAATTTCTAATAGCTGAAAATCTAAAAATTCCCCTTTCATCTATAGAAAATTGTGTTAATATAATAGTGGAATTGCGAAGAACCTCTCAAATAGGTGGAAGTGGCGACACCCTAACCACAAGGTTTTATTAAGAGTCATGCCAAACCAATAGCTTAGGAAGAAGCGACTACGGGAGGTTCAGAGATAAATGCAAGACCTGTAAACATAAACTCGTTATGGAGGCAATGTTGGATCAAATTGGCTCACAGATATGAGGGGTCTGGTTACTAATAACTAGACCCCTCTACTTATTGATGGGTATCAGCCTTTTGTTCCTGTTGACTTCATGGTTGTACTAGTACCGCAGTGCGGAAGTCAAAAGTCAAAACCTGCTACAAGTTACTTTATACACCTGTAGCAAGCAAGATGTAGAAACCACAAATCTTTTGGACTTTCAAACTCTACAAAAAGTTTGTTTCTGCCAAAAACTCTACAATCGCTGCATTGACTTCCTTTGCAGAACCAATTGCGGCATCATGACGGCAGTTACGCAAAATTTTTAACTTCGCATTGGGGAGACATCTATACAGTTTCTCTCCATGAGTTACAGGAAACCAATTATCTTGCTCACCCCATAAAACTAGAGTGGGACATTCAATATTACTTAACTTTTTTTGAATTGTACTGAGCATATTTGGTTTCTCGGTTTGCCAATGCTCAATTTCTCTCGCTGCTATTTGTAAGTCTTCTGCAACTTTTACGAGTGTCCCAGGAATTTCAATAAATGGGTAGGAGATCCAATAAATATCTTCTTGGGTTAATACTGATGGATCGAATAGCACCTGTCGCCGCTCTATTGCCATAATTTCTCTAAATAGAGGTGCGAAGAAATATGCTAGACGTAAGCTGTCAATTGTTTGGATAACTTCTAACGGCGTTTGTGATAGTATCCACATTGCCCAATGCGGCAATTTTTCTGCAAAAATTGGCACATTGACAACTACTAACCGCCCTACCAATTCAGGATATTCTTGAGCCAGAGAAAGAGAAACTAAGGCACCTAAAGATTCTGCTACAATCACTGGCGGTTCATCACATAACTCCTGAACTATACGTGCTAATTCCAGAACTTGATGACCGTTATCTTCTCTTCTAAATACAGGTTTTTCGGAAAAACCAAAGCCTTTGGCATCAAAACAAATTACCCGGAAATATTTAGACAATGGGTCTATACTGTAACGCCAATTATAGCTCCAGTTGCCCATACCATGTAATAAAATGAGTGGCTTACCTGTACCTTTTTCACCATAAGCAATGTTTACAGGATAACCTTTAGTATCAGTAATAATTAAACTTTGTCGCCCTTGAGGAAAAGTAGCCTGCCACCAATCTTTCATTACTGTAATTAATACCTAAATTAGCCACCAGTGATGGCTTGCCACAGCAATCTAATTAGTATCACAGGTAAGACAACTAAGACAATGGCAATTACCAATAATCCAGCTACTAGAGCAAAGATAAATAATCTGTCGGCTTTCTGAGTTTGGCTAGAAAACTTTAAGTTATCTTCTAAAAGCTGAATATTCATACTATTCGCTTTCCAAGCAAAATCAAACAAGTCTCCCAACATGGGGAAAGAGCCTACTAACCCATCTACGATGATATTAAAAACCATTCTGCCAATGGTGGCTCTTGGTACGCCTAAACGTGCGGCTTCGACAACAATGTAACAAGAAAGCATTACACCTAAAAAATCACCGCCAACAGGTAATAATCCTAAAATTGGATCTATCCCAACACCAACCTGTGTACCGGGAATAGTAATAGCATTATCTAAAATTCTACTTAGTTGACGCAGCCGTCTTACTCTAGGAGCCTTAGCATCAGGTTCAATAATCGGATAGCGAGAAGGTGAATCAGGCATGAGTGCGATCGCTTGGTTGAATTTGAATAGTTAAGTATTTTACTGCTGTCTATTAAATAATTAATTTTGTTTAATCAATTTTGACGATTTGCGTAACTGCATATCCTCACCAACTGTAACGTTTAATTGGTCGCCTACCAGTAGCACAACCGCACTCATCCATAACCAAAGCATTAAGACAATCACAGCCCCAACAGCACCATATACTTTATTGTAGTTACCAAAATTAGCTACATAAAGTCGAAATAAAGCCGACAACACTGCCCAAAAAACAGCTGCTAAACTAGCTCCTGGCATCATTGGTGTACCTGGATTCCAGATACTGGGGCCATAGCGATAGACAAAGCCAAAGGTAAAAGCAACAATACTTAAAGCTAAAGGCCAGCGTAAAAGTTGCCAAATATCAAATAAGAAGATTAAAGAATTATTTTCGCTGACTACCATTGCTAAGAGTAAGTCGCTGAGAAAAACTAAAAATGAAGCTAATACTAAAAGCAACATAGTACCGACTGTTAGCCCTAAAGAAA contains:
- a CDS encoding MlaE family lipid ABC transporter permease subunit produces the protein MVVKVQHRRNLKQFSIGRYFSVFLLFGQVLLHFIQGKTYHRKILEHMVTAGPASLCPVLLVSSFAGMIFTIQTARELVQFGAVSAVGGAFALAFCRELAPILSASIIAGQVGSAFAAEIGAMRVTDQIDALHMLRTDPIDYLVLPRVIACCLMTPLLTIFGLLTGIIGGIFAASQFYQIMPETFLESVRSFLTPADLWIVLLKGFLFGAIVAVNGCSWGLTTRGGAKEVGESATTAVVTTWVSIFMMDFFLSVLFFEKPTF
- a CDS encoding DUF4112 domain-containing protein; amino-acid sequence: MPDSPSRYPIIEPDAKAPRVRRLRQLSRILDNAITIPGTQVGVGIDPILGLLPVGGDFLGVMLSCYIVVEAARLGVPRATIGRMVFNIIVDGLVGSFPMLGDLFDFAWKANSMNIQLLEDNLKFSSQTQKADRLFIFALVAGLLVIAIVLVVLPVILIRLLWQAITGG
- a CDS encoding NAD(P)/FAD-dependent oxidoreductase, coding for MEIFDYVILGAGLGGLSAAACLTKQGYRVVVLEKHYLPGGCCHTFDYGEYSFCADVHYISQCGSGKTINQFLNYIERDVPFNSLNPDCIDRVITPEANFAIPLGWENLRQALLTSFSEEQRAINRYCDEIKQLHQEIRTLVQEVRWFDRKWSDWLKLPKYWNLFWKRNWTLQNLYNHVGLSPKLQAVLAGQSGDYALPPNEIALITHTSLVWDYSEGAYYPKHHFKHFVDSITEAITAGGGVIQYSTPVEHIQVSHNTIHSVIADGITYSARKAYISDLDPKLTVELMHDVEALSHKERQRLTGYEYSASAFNIYLGLDSRFEPERYGIGNWNIWYYPTGDLNQEYQQQLAGELSHPWIFLSCPTMKSQEPGMGPPGHHILEIATVCPYEPFEYLHKHDPKGYKAKKREVYQQVMTSVRDLIPDVDKYARMKIYGTPTTSEFYLGQPQGNIYGAKLVPKQVGLERLGYTTELPNLFLVGASAGYPSVPGVIGNGMDVAELLTGQSVRRRVETPKPLAVAG
- a CDS encoding alpha/beta fold hydrolase: MKDWWQATFPQGRQSLIITDTKGYPVNIAYGEKGTGKPLILLHGMGNWSYNWRYSIDPLSKYFRVICFDAKGFGFSEKPVFRREDNGHQVLELARIVQELCDEPPVIVAESLGALVSLSLAQEYPELVGRLVVVNVPIFAEKLPHWAMWILSQTPLEVIQTIDSLRLAYFFAPLFREIMAIERRQVLFDPSVLTQEDIYWISYPFIEIPGTLVKVAEDLQIAAREIEHWQTEKPNMLSTIQKKLSNIECPTLVLWGEQDNWFPVTHGEKLYRCLPNAKLKILRNCRHDAAIGSAKEVNAAIVEFLAETNFL
- the rpsD gene encoding 30S ribosomal protein S4 translates to MSRYRGPRLRIVRRLGDLPGLTRKSARRAYPPGQHGQNRKKRSEYAVRLEEKQKLRLNYGLTEKQLLRYVRKARRVTGSTGQALLQLLEMRLDNTVFRLGLAPTIPAARQLVNHGHITVNGRVVNIASYQCRPGEVIAVRDREASRKLAETNLQYPGLANLPSHLEFDKTKLVGKVNGVIEREWVALQVNELLVVEYYSRQA
- a CDS encoding ATP-binding protein: MSNQEAASMDWLIGGGEMGKLIRSIDWSKTPLGAIASWPQSLRTTVSLCLASNFPISIAWGPNYIQIYNDGYWPICGGKHPHSMGQDFRECWASAWPAIGEAFNRACEGETSYLENRRMFLDRNGYLEETFFTFSFSPIRDETGGVGGLFHPVTELTQQTLAERRLQVLRDLSDQTTDTKTVEAAIAAVAQALARYDLDLPFVLIYLVDAEGKQARLLENVGLPRETIASPTVVDLDSASLLVWPLADVMRSHHSLQVDGVQHLLAGLACGPYPEPPQTALVLPIRLPGADYPLAMMVTGVSSRRSLDQPYRQFYEMLADAVTNALSKARAYEAERKRAEALAEIDRAKTVFFSNVSHEFRTPLTLMLAPLEDALADTEAALAPRQRDRMEILQRNGLRLLKLVNTLLDFSRIEAGRIQAVYEPIDLSTWTAELASTFRSLIERAGLSLVVECSPLSAPVYVDREMWEKIVFNLLSNAFKFTFSGEITVCLQDFADFVELTVADTGIGIPANEIPHLFERFHRVKEAQGRSFEGSGIGLSLVQELVKLHGGTVHVTSELGKGSCFRVAIPTGFAHLPSASVAQQDSPRQNYVSRNLASTAMGATAYIEEAWRWLPEVRDEADKVDKGEFLPFASSASSAPSALILLVDDNADMRNYAKRLLEQRYRVHAVADGIEAIASVRQQLPDLVLTDVMMPRLDGFGLLRELRADPQTRELPIILLSARAGEESRIEGLEAGADDYLIKPFSSRELLVRVEANLKLAQIRQEAATREHTLRLCAEAAQQEAEVSQARYRAIVEDQTEFICRFLPDTTILYVNEAYCRFFGLEQAQVIGSSYQPIIFPEDYEQVTRLIDSMNLNNPIVTLENRVVTPRGIRWTQWNNRALFDQQGRLIEFQSVGRDITDRKQAEIKLQQANEQLSHANTELIRATRLKDEFLANMSHELRTPLNAILGMSEVLQGEVFGTLNERQHRAVTTIESSGQHLLELINDILEVAKIEAGKLELEISAVLVNQICHSSLSLVRQQAIQKNIQLQTDISTTLEEIEVDERRMRQVLINLLNNAVKFTPAGGLVTLKVRLERSHPNEENTLLAPAAIAFSVIDTGIGIAGEDIEKLFQPFVQVDSSLSRQYSGTGLGLTLVKQIAELHGGCVTVSSELGKGSCFTVRLPYTKISPATATLTTSKINSHDQLTGENSSVSAVVNAPPSQHPLILLAEDNEANIETLAAYLNSLDYRLILANNGQAAIDLAIAHSPDLILMDIQMPGMDGLEAIRQIRIHDSLASIPIIALTALAMPQDREKCLEAGADEYLSKPVKLKQLNAIIQQLVNNSKYSARSPFSVLLE
- the moaA gene encoding GTP 3',8-cyclase MoaA; this encodes MNQVDYLRISLIDRCNFRCQYCMPEGAEIDYILKQQLLTDEELLTLIAEVFIPVGFTRFRLTGGEPLLRPHVVELVRAIASFPQTQDLSMTTNGFLLAPIAQNLYDAGLRRINISLDSLEPDTFDQIIGNRGRGRWEQVWQGIQAAHRVGFDPLKLNVVVIPGVNDHEVLDLAALTLDRNWHVRFIEFMPIGNWQLFGDRGWVSSAQLRQQIRDRWGLTDSQVRGNGPADIFQIPEAKGTLGFISQMSECFCDRCNRMRLSADGWLRPCLLNETGQLDLKTALRSGISTAQLQEQVRHLLAIKPEINFKGRESGTTGIYSRTMSQIGG